A single region of the Gossypium arboreum isolate Shixiya-1 chromosome 12, ASM2569848v2, whole genome shotgun sequence genome encodes:
- the LOC108473362 gene encoding UDP-N-acetylmuramoyl-L-alanyl-D-glutamate--2,6-diaminopimelate ligase MurE homolog, chloroplastic-like yields the protein MAFSLLSLPKFLTPHPTYNSLKVHRHHRHRGVHFKHLRLPSLRRLPAIGPDGKYYPTPSDDDPPEAPEDSMHGVDKFQQIHRQAARARKLQEEDFNKHKSNYLSAIADVDEDELSKEKTGNDDGDDLFGEIDKAIAMKRQEMVKQGLLEQAPKKAEAIDELDPDEVVDLEEIDKLRGLTVASDSDEGENEDLDDEDSSKFDVGLSDSEGKERENDKFNLLDPSFDLDLDSFGKSKVRIVEPKFKMSLAELLDESKVVPVSVYGDIEVEITGIQHDSRLVSAGDLFVCCVGRKTDGHLYLSEADKRGAVAVVASKEIDIEDTLGCKALVIVEDTNSVLPALAASFYRHPSRNMAVIGITGTNGKTTTSYLIKGMYEAMGLRTGMLSTVAYYIHGDNKLESPNTTPDAVLVQNLMAKMLHNGTEAVVMEASSHGLALGRCNEVDFDIAVFTNLTRDHLDFHGTEEEYRDAKAKLFARMVDPERHRKVVNIDDPQAPFFVAQGNPEVPVVTFAMENKNADVHPLKFELSLFETQVLVNTPHGILEISSGLLGRHNIYNILASVAVGIAVGAPLEDIVRGIEEVDAVPGRCELIDEEQAFGVIVDYAHTPDALSRLLDSVRELGPKRIITVIGCPGESDRGKRPMMAKIATDKSEVTMLTSDNPKSEDPLDILDDMLAGVGWTMQDYLKYGENDYYPPLPNGHRLFLHDIRRVALRCAVAMGEEGDMVVIAGKGHETYQIEGDKKEFFDDREECREALQYVDELHQAGIDTSEFPWRLPESH from the exons ATGgctttctctcttctttctcttCCCAAATTTCTCACTCCTCACCCCACTTATAACTCTTTAAAAGTCCACCGCCACCACCGGCACCGCGGTGTCCATTTTAAGCATCTTCGTCTTCCTTCTCTCCGCCGCCTTCCGGCTATCGGCCCCGACGGGAAGTATTATCCGACTCCCTCCGACGATGACCCTCCCGAAGCTCCCGAGGATTCCATGCACGGCGTGGACAAGTTTCAGCAAATTCACCGCCAAGCTGCTCGTGCCCGCAAGCTCCAAGAAGAAGACTTCAACAAACACAAGTCAAATTACCTTTCTGCCATTGCTGACGTGGACGAAGACGAATTGAGTAAAGAGAAAACGGGAAACGACGACGGGGATGATTTGTTCGGTGAAATCGATAAAGCCATTGCCATGAAACGGCAAGAGATGGTCAAGCAAGGTTTGTTAGAACAAGCCCCTAAAAAGGCGGAAGCCATTGATGAGCTGGACCCTGATGAAGTCGTTGACTTGGAAGAAATTGACAAATTACGAGGTTTGACTGTTGCTTCTGATTCGGACGAGGGAGAAAATGAAGATTTAGATGATGAAGATTCTTCGAAATTCGATGTCGGTTTGAGTGACTCTGAAGGTAAAGAAAGAGAGAATGATAAATTTAATTTGTTGGATCCATCATTTGATTTAGATTTAGATAGTTTTGGAAAGAGTAAGGTTAGAATTGTGGAACCTAAGTTTAAAATGAGTTTAGCTGAGCTTTTAGATGAAAGTAAAGTGGTGCCAGTTTCGGTTTACGGGGATATAGAGGTTGAGATAACAGGGATACAACATGATTCTAGGTTGGTTAGTGCTGGAGATTTGTTTGTTTGTTGTGTTGGGAGAAAAACGGACGGGCATTTGTATTTGAGTGAAGCTGATAAGAGAGGAGCTGTTGCTGTTGTAGCGAGTAAAGAGATTGATATTGAGGATACCTTGGGATGCAAGGCATTGGTCATTGTTGAGGATACTAATTCGGTTTTGCCTGCATTAGCTGCATCGTTTTATAGGCACCCTTCAAGGAATATGGCTGTTATTGGGATCACTGGGACCAATGGCAAAACAACCACGTCTTATTTGATAAAAGGGATGTATGAGGCCATGGGTTTGAGGACTGGGATGCTAAGCACGGTTGCTTACTATATACATGGTGATAATAAGTTGGAATCGCCAAATACGACCCCTGATGCTGTTTTGGTTCAGAATTTGATGGCTAAGATGTTGCATAATGGAACTGAGGCTGTTGTTATGGAGGCTTCTTCCCATGGACTAGCTTTAGGGAGGTGTAATGAGGTTGATTTTGATATTGCAGTGTTCACCAATTTGACTAGGGATCATTTAGATTTTCATGGGACTGAGGAAGAGTATAGGGATGCTAAAGCAAAGTTGTTTGCAAGGATGGTGGACCCTGAGAGGCACAGGAAAGTTGTTAACATTGATGATCCTCAAGCACCTTTTTTTGTTGCGCAAGGTAACCCTGAAGTTCCTGTGGTGACATTTGCAATGGAGAATAAGAATGCAGATGTTCATCCCCTGAAGTTTGAGTTGTCACTATTTGAGACACAGGTCTTGGTTAATACACCTCATGGGATATTGGAGATTTCGTCAGGTTTGCTTGGAAGGCATAATATCTATAATATTCTTGCGTCTGTGGCTGTTGGGATTGCTGTTGGGGCACCCTTGGAGGACATTGTTAGAGGGATTGAAGAGGTTGATGCTGTTCCAGGCAGGTGTGAGTTAATAGACGAGGAGCAGGCATTTGGAGTCATTGTGGACTATGCTCACACACCTGATGCCTTATCTAGACTGCTTGATTCTGTAAGAGAGCTTGGACCAAAGAGGATTATTACTG TTATCGGTTGTCCTGGGGAGAGTGACCGGGGAAAGAGACCAATGATGGCAAAAATCGCAACAGATAAAAGTGAAGTGACAATGCTGACATCTGATAATCCGAAGAGTGAAGATCCAT TGGACATCTTGGATGACATGTTAGCTGGCGTGGGGTGGACAATGCAAGATTATTTGAAATATGGAGAAAATGATTACTATCCTCCTCTCCCAAATGGTCATCGGCTTTTTCTGCATGATATTAGGCGGGTAGCATTACGTTGTGCTGTTGCTATGGGAGAAGAAGGCGATATGGTT GTGATTGCTGGCAAAGGCCATgaaacatatcaaattgaaggTGACAAAAAAGAGTTCTTTGATGACCGCGAGGAATGCCGGGAAGCATTGCAATATGTTGATGAACTCCATCAAGCAGGAATAGACACCAGCGAATTCCCATGGCG GTTACCAGAGAGTCATTAA
- the LOC108473361 gene encoding uncharacterized protein LOC108473361 isoform X1, producing MSGSGNLPLDYEALAEKKRKALADMQGSEGSSKKARKEDISEGIMDEIMQTLNCGRRRKSSKKRGRRKGRGNKLSPQIQRIVGDATVHYGNGRFKEAISVLKEGVQLEPKFPHLYHMLGLSYKALGDNKRAFQFYIIAGLLKPKDPDLWKLLFTWSIEQENVSLTCHCLSKAIMADPTDISLRYLQASLYDELGDYQKAAESYEQIQQISPDNAEALKSGAKLYQKCGQIERSFAILEGYLEGHQDEADLSVINLLVSMLMQNNAYERALRQIEQAHAIYYSGKELPINLKTKSGICHIHLGDIEKAEVFCSVLQSIAHDHADLVTEVADTFMTLGLVNSALKYYNMLENDDGIDDDHLHHKIAQCYMSTGEKVLAIKFLRKALERLENNIDARLNLASLLIEDSKEDEAISLLSPPQSFDLQNINKNSDASKLWWLNGKIKLKLCNIYRAKGMMEDFVNTILPLVQESLYIESLGIKIKVRRRLRDSELFERVKKVDDLQTDGVFCGSRPMVTAADRLKASRARKLLQKKAALKEEKKAAALAAGLDWHSDDANNESEEEHFREPPLVNLLKDEEQQDLIIDLCKALESLERYYEALDIIKLALKSGHNFFPVEKQQQLRSLGAQMAYYTMDSKHGFDCIKHIVQQHPYSITAWNCYYKVLPRSGKFYSRHCKFLRFFRSKHKDCIPPIVISGHQFTVLSHHQDAAREYLEAYKLLPENPLINLCIGTALINLTLGLRLQNKHQCIAQGLAFLYNNLRLCENSQEALYNIGRACHHVGLVTLAVSYYEKVLAMKEKDHPIPKLPNENWDHAVENHKKDGYCDLRREAAFNLHLIYKKCGSMDLARQVLKDHCTFD from the exons AAACGAGGTAGGCGAAAGGGAAGAGGGAATAAACTGAGCCCCCAAATTCAGAGAATTGTTGGAGATGCTACAGTTCACTATGGAAATGGTCGTTTCAAAGAG GCCATATCTGTTCTGAAGGAAGGTGTTCAACTTGAACCAAAATTTCCTCATTTATATCATATGCTCGGGCTTTCTTATAAAGCCCTTGGTGATAATAAAAGAGCTTTTCAATTCTACATCATAGCTGGACTTCTTAAGCCAAAAGATCCTGATCTGTGGAAACTGCTTTTTACCTGGTCCAT AGAGCAAGAGAATGTTAGTCTGACCTGCCATTGCCTTTCTAAAGCAATAATGGCAGATCCTACAGATATTAGTTTAAGATATCTTCAAGCATCACTTTATGATGAGCTCGGTGATTACCAGAAAGCAGCTGAGTCATATGAACAAATTCAGCAAATCTCTCCTGACAATGCTGAAGCATTGAAAAGTGGGGCTAAG TTATACCAAAAATGTGGTCAGATTGAACGATCTTTTGCTATTTTGGAGGGCTATCTTGAGGGTCATCAAGATGAGGCTGATTTGAGTGTTATTAATCTTCTTGTTTCTATGTTAATGCAAAATAATGCATATGAAAGGGCTCTTCGGCAAATTGAGCAAGCCCATGCTATCTACTATTCAGGAAAAGAACTGCCTATCAACTTGAAAACAAAATCAGGAATTTGCCACATTCACCTGGGAGATATAGAGAAAGCAGAG GTGTTCTGCAGTGTTTTGCAATCCATAGCACATGATCATGCTGACTTGGTTACTGAGGTTGCAGATACATTTATGACTCTTGGGCTTGTTAACTCTGCATTGAAGTATTACAATATGTTGGAGAATGATGATGGAATTGATGAT GACCATTTACATCACAAAATTGCTCAGTGTTACATGTCCACGGGAGAAAAAGTGCTAGCAATTAAGTTCCTTCGAAAAG CTCTGGAACGACTAGAGAACAACATCGACGCCCGTTTAAATTTGGCTTCCCTGCTTATTGAAGATTCTAAAGAAGATGAAGCCATTTCTTTGCTTTCTCCTCCCCAAAGTTTTG ATTTACAGAATATTAACAAGAATTCTGATGCATCTAAATTGTGGTGGCTTAATGGGAAAATAAAATTGAAGCTATGCAACATTTATAGAGCTAAAGGGATGATGGAGGATTTTGTCAATACCATTCTTCCATTGGTACAAGAGTCCCTTTATATCGAATCTCTTGGGATAAAG ATAAAAGTTAGGCGCCGCCTAAGAGATAGTGAACTATTTGAAAGAGTCAAAAAAGTTGATGATCTGCAAACTGATGGTGTGTTTTGTGGGTCAAGACCAATGGTAACTGCAGCAGATAG GTTGAAAGCTTCCAGAGCAAGAAAGCTGCTACAAAAGAAAGCAGCTttgaaggaagaaaagaaagctGCTGCACTTGCTGCCGGACTTGATTGGCATAGTGATGATGCCAACAATGAATCTGAG GAAGAACATTTTAGAGAACCACCTCTGGTTAATCTTCTAAAAGATGAGGAGCAGCAAGACCTTATCATAGAC TTATGCAAGGCATTGGAATCTTTGGAAAGGTATTATGAAGCATTGGATATTATCAAACTTGCATTAAAATCAGGTCATAACTTTTTCCCTGTTGAGAAGCAGCAGCAGCTTCGATCACTTGGAGCAC AAATGGCATACTACACCATGGATTCCAAGCATGGGTTTGACTGCATAAAGCACATTGTTCAGCAGCACCCTTACAGTATTACTGCTTGGAACTGCTATTACAAAGTACTCCCAAG ATCGGGAAAATTTTATTCAAGGCATTGTAAGTTTTTACGTTTTTTCCGTAGCAAACACAAAGATTGCATACCACCTATTGTCATTTCTGGCCATCAGTTTACCGTGCTTAGTCATCACCAAGATGCTGCTCGAGAATACCTTGAAGCTTATAAGTTGTTGCCAGAGAATCCTTTAATTAATTTGTGtattg GGACTGCATTGATCAATTTAACCCTTGGACTTAGACTCCAAAACAAGCATCAGTGTATTGCACAAGGTTTAGCTTTCCTCTACAACAACCTTCGTCTTTGTGAGAACAGCCAG GAAGCACTGTATAACATCGGACGGGCATGTCATCATGTCGGACTAGTGACCCTGGCGGTTTCATACTATGAAAAGGTGTTAGCGATGAAGGAGAAGGATCATCCAATCCCAAAACTCCCCAATGAGAACTGGGATCATGCGGTGGAGAACCACAAAAAAGATGGGTATTGTGACCTTCGCAGGGAGGCAGCTTTCAATTTGCATTTAATCTACAAAAAATGTGGATCAATGGATCTTGCTCGCCAAGTCTTGAAAGATCATTGCACCTTTGATTGA
- the LOC108473361 gene encoding uncharacterized protein LOC108473361 isoform X3, translated as MRHKKRGRRKGRGNKLSPQIQRIVGDATVHYGNGRFKEAISVLKEGVQLEPKFPHLYHMLGLSYKALGDNKRAFQFYIIAGLLKPKDPDLWKLLFTWSIEQENVSLTCHCLSKAIMADPTDISLRYLQASLYDELGDYQKAAESYEQIQQISPDNAEALKSGAKLYQKCGQIERSFAILEGYLEGHQDEADLSVINLLVSMLMQNNAYERALRQIEQAHAIYYSGKELPINLKTKSGICHIHLGDIEKAEVFCSVLQSIAHDHADLVTEVADTFMTLGLVNSALKYYNMLENDDGIDDDHLHHKIAQCYMSTGEKVLAIKFLRKALERLENNIDARLNLASLLIEDSKEDEAISLLSPPQSFDLQNINKNSDASKLWWLNGKIKLKLCNIYRAKGMMEDFVNTILPLVQESLYIESLGIKIKVRRRLRDSELFERVKKVDDLQTDGVFCGSRPMVTAADRLKASRARKLLQKKAALKEEKKAAALAAGLDWHSDDANNESEEEHFREPPLVNLLKDEEQQDLIIDLCKALESLERYYEALDIIKLALKSGHNFFPVEKQQQLRSLGAQMAYYTMDSKHGFDCIKHIVQQHPYSITAWNCYYKVLPRSGKFYSRHCKFLRFFRSKHKDCIPPIVISGHQFTVLSHHQDAAREYLEAYKLLPENPLINLCIGTALINLTLGLRLQNKHQCIAQGLAFLYNNLRLCENSQEALYNIGRACHHVGLVTLAVSYYEKVLAMKEKDHPIPKLPNENWDHAVENHKKDGYCDLRREAAFNLHLIYKKCGSMDLARQVLKDHCTFD; from the exons ATGCGGCATAAGAAACGAGGTAGGCGAAAGGGAAGAGGGAATAAACTGAGCCCCCAAATTCAGAGAATTGTTGGAGATGCTACAGTTCACTATGGAAATGGTCGTTTCAAAGAG GCCATATCTGTTCTGAAGGAAGGTGTTCAACTTGAACCAAAATTTCCTCATTTATATCATATGCTCGGGCTTTCTTATAAAGCCCTTGGTGATAATAAAAGAGCTTTTCAATTCTACATCATAGCTGGACTTCTTAAGCCAAAAGATCCTGATCTGTGGAAACTGCTTTTTACCTGGTCCAT AGAGCAAGAGAATGTTAGTCTGACCTGCCATTGCCTTTCTAAAGCAATAATGGCAGATCCTACAGATATTAGTTTAAGATATCTTCAAGCATCACTTTATGATGAGCTCGGTGATTACCAGAAAGCAGCTGAGTCATATGAACAAATTCAGCAAATCTCTCCTGACAATGCTGAAGCATTGAAAAGTGGGGCTAAG TTATACCAAAAATGTGGTCAGATTGAACGATCTTTTGCTATTTTGGAGGGCTATCTTGAGGGTCATCAAGATGAGGCTGATTTGAGTGTTATTAATCTTCTTGTTTCTATGTTAATGCAAAATAATGCATATGAAAGGGCTCTTCGGCAAATTGAGCAAGCCCATGCTATCTACTATTCAGGAAAAGAACTGCCTATCAACTTGAAAACAAAATCAGGAATTTGCCACATTCACCTGGGAGATATAGAGAAAGCAGAG GTGTTCTGCAGTGTTTTGCAATCCATAGCACATGATCATGCTGACTTGGTTACTGAGGTTGCAGATACATTTATGACTCTTGGGCTTGTTAACTCTGCATTGAAGTATTACAATATGTTGGAGAATGATGATGGAATTGATGAT GACCATTTACATCACAAAATTGCTCAGTGTTACATGTCCACGGGAGAAAAAGTGCTAGCAATTAAGTTCCTTCGAAAAG CTCTGGAACGACTAGAGAACAACATCGACGCCCGTTTAAATTTGGCTTCCCTGCTTATTGAAGATTCTAAAGAAGATGAAGCCATTTCTTTGCTTTCTCCTCCCCAAAGTTTTG ATTTACAGAATATTAACAAGAATTCTGATGCATCTAAATTGTGGTGGCTTAATGGGAAAATAAAATTGAAGCTATGCAACATTTATAGAGCTAAAGGGATGATGGAGGATTTTGTCAATACCATTCTTCCATTGGTACAAGAGTCCCTTTATATCGAATCTCTTGGGATAAAG ATAAAAGTTAGGCGCCGCCTAAGAGATAGTGAACTATTTGAAAGAGTCAAAAAAGTTGATGATCTGCAAACTGATGGTGTGTTTTGTGGGTCAAGACCAATGGTAACTGCAGCAGATAG GTTGAAAGCTTCCAGAGCAAGAAAGCTGCTACAAAAGAAAGCAGCTttgaaggaagaaaagaaagctGCTGCACTTGCTGCCGGACTTGATTGGCATAGTGATGATGCCAACAATGAATCTGAG GAAGAACATTTTAGAGAACCACCTCTGGTTAATCTTCTAAAAGATGAGGAGCAGCAAGACCTTATCATAGAC TTATGCAAGGCATTGGAATCTTTGGAAAGGTATTATGAAGCATTGGATATTATCAAACTTGCATTAAAATCAGGTCATAACTTTTTCCCTGTTGAGAAGCAGCAGCAGCTTCGATCACTTGGAGCAC AAATGGCATACTACACCATGGATTCCAAGCATGGGTTTGACTGCATAAAGCACATTGTTCAGCAGCACCCTTACAGTATTACTGCTTGGAACTGCTATTACAAAGTACTCCCAAG ATCGGGAAAATTTTATTCAAGGCATTGTAAGTTTTTACGTTTTTTCCGTAGCAAACACAAAGATTGCATACCACCTATTGTCATTTCTGGCCATCAGTTTACCGTGCTTAGTCATCACCAAGATGCTGCTCGAGAATACCTTGAAGCTTATAAGTTGTTGCCAGAGAATCCTTTAATTAATTTGTGtattg GGACTGCATTGATCAATTTAACCCTTGGACTTAGACTCCAAAACAAGCATCAGTGTATTGCACAAGGTTTAGCTTTCCTCTACAACAACCTTCGTCTTTGTGAGAACAGCCAG GAAGCACTGTATAACATCGGACGGGCATGTCATCATGTCGGACTAGTGACCCTGGCGGTTTCATACTATGAAAAGGTGTTAGCGATGAAGGAGAAGGATCATCCAATCCCAAAACTCCCCAATGAGAACTGGGATCATGCGGTGGAGAACCACAAAAAAGATGGGTATTGTGACCTTCGCAGGGAGGCAGCTTTCAATTTGCATTTAATCTACAAAAAATGTGGATCAATGGATCTTGCTCGCCAAGTCTTGAAAGATCATTGCACCTTTGATTGA
- the LOC108473361 gene encoding uncharacterized protein LOC108473361 isoform X2, with the protein MSGSGNLPLDYEALAEKKRKALADMQGEGSSKKARKEDISEGIMDEIMQTLNCGRRRKSSKKRGRRKGRGNKLSPQIQRIVGDATVHYGNGRFKEAISVLKEGVQLEPKFPHLYHMLGLSYKALGDNKRAFQFYIIAGLLKPKDPDLWKLLFTWSIEQENVSLTCHCLSKAIMADPTDISLRYLQASLYDELGDYQKAAESYEQIQQISPDNAEALKSGAKLYQKCGQIERSFAILEGYLEGHQDEADLSVINLLVSMLMQNNAYERALRQIEQAHAIYYSGKELPINLKTKSGICHIHLGDIEKAEVFCSVLQSIAHDHADLVTEVADTFMTLGLVNSALKYYNMLENDDGIDDDHLHHKIAQCYMSTGEKVLAIKFLRKALERLENNIDARLNLASLLIEDSKEDEAISLLSPPQSFDLQNINKNSDASKLWWLNGKIKLKLCNIYRAKGMMEDFVNTILPLVQESLYIESLGIKIKVRRRLRDSELFERVKKVDDLQTDGVFCGSRPMVTAADRLKASRARKLLQKKAALKEEKKAAALAAGLDWHSDDANNESEEEHFREPPLVNLLKDEEQQDLIIDLCKALESLERYYEALDIIKLALKSGHNFFPVEKQQQLRSLGAQMAYYTMDSKHGFDCIKHIVQQHPYSITAWNCYYKVLPRSGKFYSRHCKFLRFFRSKHKDCIPPIVISGHQFTVLSHHQDAAREYLEAYKLLPENPLINLCIGTALINLTLGLRLQNKHQCIAQGLAFLYNNLRLCENSQEALYNIGRACHHVGLVTLAVSYYEKVLAMKEKDHPIPKLPNENWDHAVENHKKDGYCDLRREAAFNLHLIYKKCGSMDLARQVLKDHCTFD; encoded by the exons AAACGAGGTAGGCGAAAGGGAAGAGGGAATAAACTGAGCCCCCAAATTCAGAGAATTGTTGGAGATGCTACAGTTCACTATGGAAATGGTCGTTTCAAAGAG GCCATATCTGTTCTGAAGGAAGGTGTTCAACTTGAACCAAAATTTCCTCATTTATATCATATGCTCGGGCTTTCTTATAAAGCCCTTGGTGATAATAAAAGAGCTTTTCAATTCTACATCATAGCTGGACTTCTTAAGCCAAAAGATCCTGATCTGTGGAAACTGCTTTTTACCTGGTCCAT AGAGCAAGAGAATGTTAGTCTGACCTGCCATTGCCTTTCTAAAGCAATAATGGCAGATCCTACAGATATTAGTTTAAGATATCTTCAAGCATCACTTTATGATGAGCTCGGTGATTACCAGAAAGCAGCTGAGTCATATGAACAAATTCAGCAAATCTCTCCTGACAATGCTGAAGCATTGAAAAGTGGGGCTAAG TTATACCAAAAATGTGGTCAGATTGAACGATCTTTTGCTATTTTGGAGGGCTATCTTGAGGGTCATCAAGATGAGGCTGATTTGAGTGTTATTAATCTTCTTGTTTCTATGTTAATGCAAAATAATGCATATGAAAGGGCTCTTCGGCAAATTGAGCAAGCCCATGCTATCTACTATTCAGGAAAAGAACTGCCTATCAACTTGAAAACAAAATCAGGAATTTGCCACATTCACCTGGGAGATATAGAGAAAGCAGAG GTGTTCTGCAGTGTTTTGCAATCCATAGCACATGATCATGCTGACTTGGTTACTGAGGTTGCAGATACATTTATGACTCTTGGGCTTGTTAACTCTGCATTGAAGTATTACAATATGTTGGAGAATGATGATGGAATTGATGAT GACCATTTACATCACAAAATTGCTCAGTGTTACATGTCCACGGGAGAAAAAGTGCTAGCAATTAAGTTCCTTCGAAAAG CTCTGGAACGACTAGAGAACAACATCGACGCCCGTTTAAATTTGGCTTCCCTGCTTATTGAAGATTCTAAAGAAGATGAAGCCATTTCTTTGCTTTCTCCTCCCCAAAGTTTTG ATTTACAGAATATTAACAAGAATTCTGATGCATCTAAATTGTGGTGGCTTAATGGGAAAATAAAATTGAAGCTATGCAACATTTATAGAGCTAAAGGGATGATGGAGGATTTTGTCAATACCATTCTTCCATTGGTACAAGAGTCCCTTTATATCGAATCTCTTGGGATAAAG ATAAAAGTTAGGCGCCGCCTAAGAGATAGTGAACTATTTGAAAGAGTCAAAAAAGTTGATGATCTGCAAACTGATGGTGTGTTTTGTGGGTCAAGACCAATGGTAACTGCAGCAGATAG GTTGAAAGCTTCCAGAGCAAGAAAGCTGCTACAAAAGAAAGCAGCTttgaaggaagaaaagaaagctGCTGCACTTGCTGCCGGACTTGATTGGCATAGTGATGATGCCAACAATGAATCTGAG GAAGAACATTTTAGAGAACCACCTCTGGTTAATCTTCTAAAAGATGAGGAGCAGCAAGACCTTATCATAGAC TTATGCAAGGCATTGGAATCTTTGGAAAGGTATTATGAAGCATTGGATATTATCAAACTTGCATTAAAATCAGGTCATAACTTTTTCCCTGTTGAGAAGCAGCAGCAGCTTCGATCACTTGGAGCAC AAATGGCATACTACACCATGGATTCCAAGCATGGGTTTGACTGCATAAAGCACATTGTTCAGCAGCACCCTTACAGTATTACTGCTTGGAACTGCTATTACAAAGTACTCCCAAG ATCGGGAAAATTTTATTCAAGGCATTGTAAGTTTTTACGTTTTTTCCGTAGCAAACACAAAGATTGCATACCACCTATTGTCATTTCTGGCCATCAGTTTACCGTGCTTAGTCATCACCAAGATGCTGCTCGAGAATACCTTGAAGCTTATAAGTTGTTGCCAGAGAATCCTTTAATTAATTTGTGtattg GGACTGCATTGATCAATTTAACCCTTGGACTTAGACTCCAAAACAAGCATCAGTGTATTGCACAAGGTTTAGCTTTCCTCTACAACAACCTTCGTCTTTGTGAGAACAGCCAG GAAGCACTGTATAACATCGGACGGGCATGTCATCATGTCGGACTAGTGACCCTGGCGGTTTCATACTATGAAAAGGTGTTAGCGATGAAGGAGAAGGATCATCCAATCCCAAAACTCCCCAATGAGAACTGGGATCATGCGGTGGAGAACCACAAAAAAGATGGGTATTGTGACCTTCGCAGGGAGGCAGCTTTCAATTTGCATTTAATCTACAAAAAATGTGGATCAATGGATCTTGCTCGCCAAGTCTTGAAAGATCATTGCACCTTTGATTGA